Part of the Psilocybe cubensis strain MGC-MH-2018 chromosome 11, whole genome shotgun sequence genome is shown below.
TGCGTATCAAGCCAATTGATGTTCATCTAGACGACTCCTTAAGGCTCTTGTGTGGGATATCGTCAGCAACATCAATGCCGACTACCACATCGTACACGATTATCCTATAGCAGTGGCTACATTTGTTTACATTTTATCCAGGTGATTGAAGAATAGCTTATGGGTCAAGCCTACAGCTTACATCGGCACCAATTCAAAAGGATTTCGACTCTTGTGACCTTTATCCTTTTTGCAATTGTTAACAGTACGTACTCCCCAATTTAAAGCAATTCCGACATGACACCACTCCATTCTGCCGTTATCAGCTCAGCACAGCCCCGATTGTCATCAGATGCTATACATTGTGTCATGGATGGCGGCTGTGTCGATTTCTTCCACGGctttgttattttttttgcggGTTCGGGCAGTATACCCTAATAGAAAATACGTGGTCACGTTCTACTTTTTTCTATGGCTGGCTGTCGTTGCGGGATGTATATTCGAAACTCAAAATGGGGGaaagaaaattcaaaaaatcCAAGCACCCGGCACATATTGCGTTGAAGGGGCGGATTTGAATTTTATCTCATTAGTAACTTCTATGACCACGATCCCTATGGTCAATGACACTTTGGTTTTCGCCGCAATGACATACAGGTTGATGCAAAACGCGCACGTCAAGTTTAACCTTAGCAATGGGTTTAGGGTTATGATCTTAGGGCATTACCTTCCTGCTTTCTCTCGAGCGTTGCTAAAGGACGGTCAGGTCTATTTCCTGTAAGATTCTGTGACATTGCTCAGAATTTGGAGCTAACTCTGATTGTTATATGTATACAGGAGTACTGTTACACTGTCCATTGTTTCTACCATTATCTTCTATGCATCATTGCCCATCTCTTCCTCAGTTAGAGCATCATTTGTATATCCGAATATTGCGTTCATGAACATGATGGGATGTAGACTCTTTCGACACACAAAGCTTCGACTTTATAAACTCTCAGATCCCTCTCCGGATCGAGAGGCCTCCCAGCCCATGGAATTTGCATAGGATGGGTGAATCCACGGTGAAGCACCACATCAGCATTCAGGCGTGCCCCTGTTGTGTATTAAGGCTATATTACAGCCTAGACATATATTCGTTAGGTGGAATCATGTAACTGTTTATTTCTCTATGCCAATACATGCCATGCGTCAGTATCTTGCTTGTGTTTTCATGACCGTACCCTCGTGGGAGCCCGTTGGCCTTGATATGAAACAAAAAGGTACCACTGTCAATATTCTACTTTTGTGAAGCTTGGGCCTCTGTTTGAATGGCCTCATCAAAAGACGCGGCTTAGGACTATGTTCATCAATCAGAAACCCCGAGTGGCTGAGGCTGCACTGTAATTAACACATATTTAAGCTGTGTCACTCTAACTAAGAAAGGCTTCGTTTGTTCCCTGAGTTTACAATAATTATCAACTATATTTTGGCGGTAAAGTCATACAAAGATTTACAGTAAGGCCCTATCTCCACCGGCGATGCTTTATGCACACAAGTCCGTCCCGGCATCCCGGCCATCGGGAACTTGAATCTCCGCTCTAAATTGGATCACCCGTTACGATTTTACAATTATTTTTTCatgttgtttgtccttgccaACACCTCCAAAAAATCCCGAGTCGCCGCCTCGATAGCCCGGTTCTTCATGTCTTCATTCCTGGCTTCCCAATCTGCTGAAGTCCTAACTACTTTCCAGGACGTTTTCTCCAAAGAAATCCACCACTCGCTCTCGAATGGATGACCAGGCGATCCCACATATCCCCAGGGCTTTGCTGTCGGAGGTTGTACGTACGGATTCAGAATTTCAATCAGCGTGGGGTGGACAGGTCCGGTGAAATGAACAATGTGCGGATCTTCTTTCATTGGATTAAGGTCAAGTGCATTCCGATCATCCGATGGATATTGCGCATAGGTCCCTAATCCCTGGGCATTCCATTTCAGATCCAAAGAAAGCCAGTCGTTTTGAAAATGCAAATTCAGAGCATCCTGGTCAAGGTGTTTAGCGTTTTTCATTGACTTTGCAAGTTGTGTCAAAGCAGTAGAATTTTGTCGTGCGCGCGATAAATCGACGAGAATGACTCCCGCATTAAAGTACGGCCGTCTTTTGTCTTTATCGTGACCCATAGGATACCCCACGTCAGGGGCGGCAGCTATCGTCTTTCCTTTCAGGTCTGTATTCCAGAGGGCGCGGACACTTTCGCGCACAAGGATGTCAGCGTCTAGGTAGAGCACGCGTTCGACGGGAAGGATGCCCAACATGTCAATCTTCGCCCATACCGGCCCCATTGCCTTTGCAAGACCATCGTCAGGTAGCTCCAAAAATTGCAACGTTACTCTATCCCCCTGAGCTGAAATGATGTCCAGGAACCTGTCCTTATCTGTCCTAACCAGTCCGCAATCAATAACGAACAGTGTAATCCGTCCTGGGGTCCTCTCAACAACACTGAGAATTGATACAGCAGCGCCTATGGCATATCCAGAGTTGACGGCGAGCGCTATATTGATTTCGTACTCCATCACTTCGTCTACTGGATGATTGCCTTCCAGTAGGAAACCCAATCGCATTTCGGCCACTTTTCGGACAACAACTTGATAATGCTCGTCATCTGTCAGACGTTCATACTCTCCATGGTGAAGGGCCAAAAATGCATCAATTCCCCTCTTAGGGTGATGAATACTCCCCTCAGGTTCCTTGTTCCAGTGATAATCGTCGAAGATGATAATCGCGTCTTTCCTCGCTAGGCGCCACGCCAACTCCCCATCAAGCATGGTGTCGTCCGCTCGGTGCGATCCATCTATGTAAATCCAGTCAAAACCAGGGTTTTTGGATCCTAACTCTTCCGATAAGAGGCTCATAAGACCTGGAATGCTGAATTGGGGGAGGATCCGATGTCTTTTTCCTGTCACCTCGAGGTTATGTTTGATTTTTGCGTATCGCTGCTGGCCAGCGGAGGTTCGGAGAAGGTCAAAGTGATCAATGCATACGATTTCTCCTCCACTTTTGCAGACATTATTGAGGAGAAACACTGCCGATCTTCCCTCCCAAGAACCAACTTCGAGGACACGGGGCTTGTCGGAGCGTATTAAGGGAAACAGATCGGTCCAGCTCTGTATGTTGTGTGAGAACCAATCCTGGGTTGGCGTGAATTGGTATACGGTGGTGTTGGGAATCAAAGACATGAGATAGACGAGACTGGAACAGATCTTGGCTGGTAGGTCAACTATTCGACTGTTGTTTTTATAGGATATTCTCACTTTGAATTTGGTAACCTGATCGTTCCATTCCCACATTCCCTTATTCGCAACCATGATGAACGTGCTTCCCTTTCAGCTCATTCTCTCATTCTAAGGCCGTCATATCGTCTCGATAAGCCCTGGAAACGGGAAGAAGCCTGCTTTAGGATATATTTCCTGCCCACATACTCGTTATTCAGATTAAGATTCAAAAATCATACTGGAAGTCAGAGCCTCGATGTAGCCGGAGGTGCGCTTATCGACGAACTCTCTCTCTGACAAGTCCGTAAGTTGTCTTTGCATATCCTTTGTGGGACCGTTATCTCACACGGTAAACGTCAAATGTAGCCATGGACTTCTAGACTGAAGTTCAATAAGAGCGATGAACCGCGGTGAACAAGAGATTCTGCCTTTCTGTGGGTAGATATACACCTCTTTGACACCTTTGTCTCTTTATCTCCGCAATTCCAGGCGCTAAAGTTACCTTGCATCCGTAATGGTCTGCTGGAATGGAAAACAATTTTCTGAATCCCCTTTGACGCCCAGAAGTGGATGGATAGATACGCGGCTATAAGTCATTATCCACGGAATGCTACGTAAGTTTGCCAATATGTTGCTCATACCGTACTGGACATGCAAGAGCTTTCTGCTAACAATGTAATGCTAAGGTGCCAGGAATCGTCTTTAGAGTTGTACAGGAATACTGTGGGGTTGTCGAATGCCTTCATATGGTTCAGCTGTACTTATTGACCAATTTAATTGTCATTATCTCGCTACTCGCAAATGCTGTGAACAGGTCCAGCCCACGTATATAACAAGGGTTCTTCCATCGACTCGCCCACTCAACATACCAGTCATGGATAATCTCCTCCCCCAACCACAAGCTTCAAAAAGGCGCTACTTGATCACAGGTGGCCATGGATTTATAGTGGGTACTTTGTTTATTGAGGTTCGAGCCAACTGTACTGAAATATTTCCTAGGGATCCCACATTGCACGTCGCATGTTCGCTGCCGGCGAGGTTACGGTTCGAATCGTGGACATAGCACCTACGTCAGCGATAGAAGGTCCAATTTGCCACGAGTTTCTCAAGGGCAATCTGCTCGATATGTCCTTTTGCGAACAAGCTCTAGAGGGGGTCGACGTCGTTATCCACCTCGCTGCCAACATGGGTGGCATGGGAACAATCCACGATGACAATGATTTCCTTATCTATCAGGAGAACCATATGATGACGATAAACATACTTCAAGCCTCTTTAGACGCCGGTGTCAAACAGCTATTATATGCATCATCGGCCTGTGTGTATCCCCAGGATTTGCAGAGTGACCAAACTGGAGACGTTTCTCTGCGCGAAACCGCAGTATGGACTCAATGTTCCCCACCTTCGCCTCAAGGTCTATATGGGCTCGAGAAGTTACACTCCGAAAATATCATGCTGCTGGAACAGTTTGCAACTAAAATGGACATTCGAATTGCCCGGTTTCACAATATTTTTGGTCCCGGCGGTTCCTGGAAGGATGGCAGGGAGAAAGCGCCAGCTGCCATGCTTCGAAAAGCTCTGGCATTGAAGCGCGTTGGATTATCTGCCAATACCACGTTCGAGGTATGGGGAGATGGATATCAACGCCGAAGCTTTCTGTATGTTCTTGATGCTGTCGATGGAATCATGGCACTTCTGCAATCTAGGCACAATCCTGGCCCTATCAACATTGGTTCGGACAGATCCGTTACCATCCAGGACCTGGCAAATATGGCCCTCGAATGTGTCGGATTAGACCCCAAACAGGTCTCCTTTTCATATCATCTTGACAAGCCCGTTGGTGTCATATCGAGAAATTCGAACAACGAGAGGGTAAAGGAAGTCCTTGATTGGGAACCTAAAATCAAACTATTGGAAGGCATGCAAAAGACTTGCGAATGGATGACACGCCAGCTTAATCAATTAGAAGCGGGATCCGGTATTGACGAAAAATTTTTGGTCAGTAAAGTGATTCATCTTCGACCCCAGAAAATCACATTCGCCATTCTACTTCCTATAACATCTCGAGGCACTGCAAATGCGATGGATTGCCTCTTGAACTTGAGGCGATTTGCAAAGTCCCTTGTTAATACAACCTGGAGGGATACTCGAGACACCTATGAGGGAGTCACGTTTCGCTTTGCTGTATATCTCGCAATCGATGCAGATGACgagtttcttcttcctcatggTCGCCATGAAGGCAAGGCTCAAGCCGTTTTACGCGACGAAGGCGTATTCAACATCACCTCTATCTACTGCGACCTCCCCCGAGGCCACGTATGTGCGCTTTGGAGAAAATGTGCCAAGAAGGCCTGGGTAGATGGGTGTGACTACTTGGTCCTTATGGGAGACGACATCATTCTTCATGATGAGGGATGGATGAGAAAAGCCTATACAGAGTTCTCTGATTTGGCGAATGAGCTTTTGGTGCCATACGGATTTGGTTGTGTTGCTTTCACTGATATATCATTTCCTGGTATGCCTACTTTTCCAATCGTTCATAGAACCCACATGGACATCTTCGGCGAAGTGGTACCGGAAATCTTTGTCAATCAAGATGGTGACCCATTTCTGTTCCAGCTATACAGACGGTGGAACTCGTCCAGAATGTTCACATCAAGGATTTCCAATGGTGTTGGAGGTGAAAATGATGCTCGA
Proteins encoded:
- a CDS encoding General stress protein A, which codes for MSLIPNTTVYQFTPTQDWFSHNIQSWTDLFPLIRSDKPRVLEVGSWEGRSAVFLLNNVCKSGGEIVCIDHFDLLRTSAGQQRYAKIKHNLEVTGKRHRILPQFSIPGLMSLLSEELGSKNPGFDWIYIDGSHRADDTMLDGELAWRLARKDAIIIFDDYHWNKEPEGSIHHPKRGIDAFLALHHGEYERLTDDEHYQVVVRKVAEMRLGFLLEGNHPVDEVMEYEINIALAVNSGYAIGAAVSILSVVERTPGRITLFVIDCGLVRTDKDRFLDIISAQGDRVTLQFLELPDDGLAKAMGPVWAKIDMLGILPVERVLYLDADILVRESVRALWNTDLKGKTIAAAPDVGYPMGHDKDKRRPYFNAGVILVDLSRARQNSTALTQLAKSMKNAKHLDQDALNLHFQNDWLSLDLKWNAQGLGTYAQYPSDDRNALDLNPMKEDPHIVHFTGPVHPTLIEILNPYVQPPTAKPWGYVGSPGHPFESEWWISLEKTSWKVVRTSADWEARNEDMKNRAIEAATRDFLEVLARTNNMKK
- a CDS encoding GDP-mannose 3,5-epimerase 2, coding for MDNLLPQPQASKRRYLITGGHGFIGSHIARRMFAAGEVTVRIVDIAPTSAIEGPICHEFLKGNLLDMSFCEQALEGVDVVIHLAANMGGMGTIHDDNDFLIYQENHMMTINILQASLDAGVKQLLYASSACVYPQDLQSDQTGDVSLRETAVWTQCSPPSPQGLYGLEKLHSENIMLLEQFATKMDIRIARFHNIFGPGGSWKDGREKAPAAMLRKALALKRVGLSANTTFEVWGDGYQRRSFLYVLDAVDGIMALLQSRHNPGPINIGSDRSVTIQDLANMALECVGLDPKQVSFSYHLDKPVGVISRNSNNERVKEVLDWEPKIKLLEGMQKTCEWMTRQLNQLEAGSGIDEKFLVSKVIHLRPQKITFAILLPITSRGTANAMDCLLNLRRFAKSLVNTTWRDTRDTYEGVTFRFAVYLAIDADDEFLLPHGRHEGKAQAVLRDEGVFNITSIYCDLPRGHVCALWRKCAKKAWVDGCDYLVLMGDDIILHDEGWMRKAYTEFSDLANELLVPYGFGCVAFTDISFPGMPTFPIVHRTHMDIFGEVVPEIFVNQDGDPFLFQLYRRWNSSRMFTSRISNGVGGENDARYSKAHAQKWKFGPLDQAVSVAHNWLHDQACNPNRMVTIDVVIPCYRVDISILDRILSLKPTTTACVMFIIIIDDPLSPNISQLESKYSSRPDVRIRVNRKNLGASASRNRGMEESAADWIHFLDDDVVPRQDLLEQAEKAIRSEPRAIGFVGKSMFPVADTVFTAAVHLAGVTYFWGIAGDSNLTDDVPWGVTANLITRRVDDSINFDLKYPKTGGGEDIDFCRLKRQSSLSNKGKGFIAAPDVQLFLCVILANTLDDYYRHMWKHPERTASLDISIRRGSLLWRLSVIESTFIRMFSEIGRLRGLFLRGEYTLVMKRFDWFAGRLNDAPIMEERINSMLMYLAQ